One genomic window of Amyelois transitella isolate CPQ chromosome 8, ilAmyTran1.1, whole genome shotgun sequence includes the following:
- the LOC106134117 gene encoding uncharacterized protein LOC106134117, translating into MACTRGLCMQDKIFIFINIAFAMFSGALLATAARLAWDPSTYAWFRFLCETQYRVTLGYVLAAGLWLAALVYLAAAATAYRAKKPDRNCLKLYAVGVVVLAISEVVYGAWMAASLKEWWETDPHAELARKSMRLMEDVKPALLAVKNYRDVVEPVLDMLEEVERKAPNNVFVIVVFAMLGLVLQIAAFVMACRLSRRAPPRAEPRAGPERRLEKGAPSPLPGDDSDDSRADMPPGWRKKANLSMYTILDRIF; encoded by the exons ATGTTCAGCGGCGCGCTCCTGGCCACGGCGGCGCGCCTGGCCTGGGACCCCAGCACGTACGCGTGGTTCCGGTTCCTCTGCGAGACGCAGTACCGCGTGACCCTGGGCTACGTGCTCGCCGCGGGGCTGTGGCTGGCCGCGCTGGTCTACCTGGCCGCCGCCGCCACCGCCTACAGAGCCAAGAAGCCGGATAGGAATTGTCTCAAATTG TACGCTGTGGGCGTAGTAGTGTTGGCGATAAGCGAGGTGGTGTACGGGGCGTGGATGGCGGCGTCCCTCAAGGAGTGGTGGGAGACCGACCCACACGCTGAGCTGGCGAGGAAGAGCATGAGGCTCATGGAAGACGTAAAACCGGCGCTGTTGGCAGTGAAGAACTACCGGGATGTGGTGGAACCGGTGCTGGATATGTTGGAG GAGGTGGAGCGCAAGGCTCCCAACAACGTGTTCGTCATCGTCGTCTTCGCTATGCTGGGGCTCGTGTTGCAG ATAGCAGCATTCGTGATGGCGTGCCGCCTCTCGCGGCGGGCGCCGCCCCGGGCCGAGCCGCGCGCGGGCCCCGAGCGGCGCCTGGAGAAGGGCGCGCCGAGCCCGCTGCCCGGCGACGACAGCGACGACAGCCGCGCCGACATGCCCCCCGGCTGGCGGAAGAAGGCCAACCTCAGCATGTACACTATACTTGACAGAATTTTCTAG
- the LOC106134077 gene encoding uncharacterized protein LOC106134077 codes for MCSECDWCVRQKKLFLFVREEAVKLIKKFKKQTPIMTVLVCVMLQYINLLLMMMAGAGLSTATLLLFFASSTKYPLRSPLLLECRVATAALTSVAATLTLLGLLLQAGLGAKTWRRPILITYSAMMAAVVCCEACAAAWLCWRLYLLVADQRLVAAFSWNKIYADIVKELTPDRPYVLYVAGACAVFCAVLQCLAFLLAILASRSSAGLGTVPAERQQSADRADNKTLLL; via the exons atgtgttCGGAATGTGATTGGTGTGTTAGacaaaaaaagttattctTATTTGTAAGAGAAGAAGCAGTGAAGttgataaaaaagtttaaaaaacagACTCCTATAATGACGGTGTTAGTGTGCGTCATGTTGCAGTACATCAATCTGCTGTTGATG ATGATGGCGGGGGCGGGGCTATCGACGGCGACGCTGCTGCTCTTCTTCGCCAGCTCCACCAAGTATCCTCTGCGGTCGCCGTTACTGCTGGAGTGTCGTGTAGCGACCGCCGCGCTGACCTCGGTCGCGGCGACCCTGACCTTGCTGGGGTTACTGCTGCAGGCTGGACTCGGAGCCAAGACCTGGCGCCGCCCTATTCTTATTACA TACTCGGCAATGATGGCGGCGGTGGTGTGTTGCGAGGCGTGCGCGGCGGCGTGGCTGTGCTGGCGGCTGTACCTGCTCGTCGCTGACCAGCGCCTCGTGGCGGCATTCAGCTGGAACAAGATCTATGCTGACATTGTTAag GAGTTGACCCCCGACAGGCCCTACGTTTTGTATGTGGCCGGGGCGTGCGCGGTGTTCTGTGCTGTTCTGCAGTGCCTGGCCTTCCTGCTGGCAATCCTTGCCTCCAGGTCTTCAGCAGGCTTGGGGACGGTCCCCGCGGAGAGACAGCAGTCAGCAGACCGCGCAGACAACAAGACGCTGCTTTTGTAA
- the LOC106134112 gene encoding uncharacterized protein LOC106134112: MARAERVAAAVLPHVNLLLTVIVGAGIATSARLKWDPSTYIVVRELLPLEYRVLAALLLVLPLALLLLAHLASAALAARSPAVRRVLLLVYAICMLSLLIGEVAAGWWVGGRAVQWLNSAQAQRFAELAAARDDLRAVLAVLAKWHPLPERVHQLIDEASADLPRNAYCAASFALLCIVLQLLGAALAALIALAPLCSNRSRRESTGTDTDSQRSLLYSSKTSDRPSLKTIYKNGRLQIV, from the exons ATGGCGCGCGCTGAACGAGTGGCGGCAGCTGTGTTGCCGCATGTCAACCTGTTACTTACG GTGATAGTGGGCGCTGGCATCGCCACCTCGGCCCGCCTGAAGTGGGACCCCAGCACGTACATCGTGGTGCGCGAGCTGCTGCCGCTGGAGTACCGCGTGCTGGCCGCGCTGCTGCTGGTGCTGCCGCTGGCGCTGCTGCTGCTGGCGCACCTGGCCTCGGCCGCCCTGGCCGCGCGCTCGCCCGCCGTGCGCCGCGTGCTGCTGCTCGTG TACGCGATATGCATGCTAAGCTTGTTGATCGGCGAGGTGGCGGCAGGGTGGTGGGTGGGGGGCCGCGCGGTGCAGTGGCTGAACTCTGCGCAGGCGCAGCGGTTCGCTGAgctggcggcggcgcgcgACGACCTGCGCGCGGTGCTAGCCGTGCTCGCCAAGTGGCACCCGCTGCCCGAGAGGGTGCATCAGCTTATTGAC GAAGCTTCCGCGGATTTGCCGCGCAACGCATACTGCGCAGCCTCGTTCGCGTTGCTGTGCATCGTGCTACAGCTGCTCGGCGCCGCGCTCGCCGCGCTCATTGCGCTCGCGCCGCTCTGCTCGAATCGCTCGCGCCGGGAGAGTACCGGGACCGACACCGACAGTCAGAGATCActttt GTACAGCAGCAAGACCAGTGACCGACCCTCCCTGAAGACCATCTACAAGAACGGGCGCCTGCAGATCGTGTGA
- the LOC106134076 gene encoding major facilitator superfamily domain-containing protein 6, translated as MEPPTAAGPAAPRPLVNPDEHGEVDTSRYPAPKEATHKVRGRSDLLEMMCGADAVDPELLTVKTFYFFFYSAFGSLFPLMGVYFKQMGMNAGQCGLLIGTRPFVEFLSAPFWGSLADRWQKGRLLLLASLGAWVVFTLPLSWVQPDAVACVQPLANGSGYELVSPKYDEDWPAVPRKFKGPQTSGREGSPLPVNDATNFDPNTQSDWVTPLHSYIVYRTPNIQKTFFLLLLLVVIGEFFSAPAITLADSAVITLLGEDADRYGHQRMFGSLGWGLAMFFVGIALDHSTAFSSHPCGGPQRYEKNYTICFATFSVLMGAALMTASQIRFKYEFASAEVLAPEAVVAPSEPTHEEKLQQQLAEQLQLPGLDTSAPPLLQPPVQHAKVFAQTTREMPEWVTVLRQFQNVKAASFLLVAWFMGFGIGLIFTFLFWHLQDIGGSPTLFGVASVINHISEIFAYFFSFKLITQMGHVKVLCLGLAGNVVRFLYISWLTDPWWVLPFEFVQGVTHAAVWAACCSYIAHGAPPHLRSSAQGVLQGLHHGLGRGCGAVLGGIAVAKWGTTRTFAGYGLLCAVALAAFAFVNFRGGETEVTAGSAAADEEARAVAEAGVLAPHGVPSNPLPRALSSTRLADLAHHDQYGATQSYAGAESLGVPGQAPAPRPANPFLAEQQQAYR; from the exons ATGGAGCCGCCGACGGCAGCCGGCCCGGCCGCGCCCCGGCCGCTCGTCAACCCCGACGAACATGGAGAGGTCGACACCTCCAG ATACCCGGCGCCGAAGGAGGCGACGCACAAGGTGCGCGGGCGCTCCGACCTGCTGGAGATGATGTGCGGCGCCGACGCGGTCGACCCCGAGCTGCTCACCGTCAAGaccttttatttcttcttttattctg CTTTCGGCTCCCTGTTCCCCCTGATGGGAGTGTACTTCAAGCAGATGGGCATGAACGCGGGGCAGTGCGGCTTGCTGATCGGCACGCGGCCGTTCGTCGAGTTCCTGTCCGCCCCGTTCTGGGGCAGCCTGGCGGACCGCTGGCAGAAGGGCCGCCTCTTGCTGCTGGCCTCGCTCGGGGCCTGGGTCGTCTTCACGCTACCGTTGAGCTGGGTGCAG CCGGACGCAGTAGCGTGCGTTCAGCCCCTGGCCAACGGCAGCGGCTACGAGCTGGTCTCCCCGAAGTACGACGAGGACTGGCCCGCCGTCCCCCGCAAGTTCAAGGGCCCGCAGACCAGCGGCCGGGAGGGCTCCCCGCTGCCCGTCAACGACGCCACCAACTTCGACCCCAACACCCAGAGCGACTGGGTCACGCCGTTACATTCCTACATTGTGTAtag GACCCCTAACATCCAGAAGACGTTCTTCTTGCTGCTTCTCCTGGTCGTCATCGGGGAGTTCTTCAGCGCCCCCGCCATCACTCTGGCCGACTCCGCCGTCATCACTCTACTGGGAGAGGACGCGGACCG ATATGGGCACCAGCGCATGTTCGGGTCCCTGGGCTGGGGGCTGGCCATGTTCTTCGTGGGCATCGCCCTGGACCACAGCACGGCCTTCAGCTCGCACCCCTGTGGAGGCCCGCAGCGCTATGAGAAGAACTACACGATTTGCTTCGCGACTTTCTCCGTGTTGATGGGCGCCGCGCTTATGACTGCTTCGCAG ATCAGATTTAAATACGAGTTCGCGAGCGCCGAAGTCCTGGCGCCCGAGGCGGTGGTGGCTCCTAGCGAGCCCACGCACGAGGAGAAACTCCAGCAGCAGCTCGCGGAACAGCTGCAGCTCCCGGGCCTCGACACCAGCGCGCCGCCGCTGCTGCAACCACCTGTACAGCACGCCAAG GTGTTCGCGCAGACGACGCGCGAGATGCCCGAGTGGGTGACAGTGCTGCGGCAGTTCCAGAACGTGAAGGCGGCGTCGTTCCTGCTGGTGGCCTGGTTCATGGGCTTCGGCATCGGACTCATATTCACCTTCCTCTTTTGGCATCTCCAG GACATCGGCGGCTCACCCACACTGTTTGGCGTGGCGTCCGTAATCAACCACATCTCCGAAATCTTCGCCTACTTCTTCAGCTTCAAGCTCATCACGCAGATGGGCCATGTCAAG GTGCTGTGCCTAGGCCTCGCAGGCAACGTGGTGCGGTTCCTGTACATCTCGTGGCTGACGGACCCCTGGTGGGTGCTGCCGTTCGAGTTCGTGCAGGGCGTGACGCACGCGGCGGTGTGGGCCGCCTGCTGCAGCTACATCGCTCACGGCGCGCCCCCGCATCTGCGGTCCTCAGCGCAGGGGGTACTGCAG GGTCTCCATCACGGCCTGGGGCGCGGCTGCGGCGCCGTGCTGGGCGGCATCGCGGTGGCCAAGTGGGGCACCACGCGCACCTTCGCCGGCTACGGGCTGCTGTGCGCCGTCGCGCTCGCCGCATTCGCCTTCGTCAACTTCCGAGGAGGCGAGACTGAG GTGACGGCCGGCAGCGCGGCGGCGGACGAGGAGGCGCGCGCGGTGGCGGAGGCCGGCGTGCTGGCGCCGCACGGGGTGCCCTCCAACCCGCTGCCGCGCGCGCTGTCCTCCACGCGGCTCGCCGACCTGGCGCACCACGACCAGTACGGAGCCACGCAG AGCTACGCCGGCGCCGAGAGCCTGGGCGTGCCGGGACAGGCGCCCGCCCCGCGCCCCGCCAACCCCTTCCTGGCGGAGCAGCAGCAGGCCTACAGATAA